A single Anopheles arabiensis isolate DONGOLA chromosome X, AaraD3, whole genome shotgun sequence DNA region contains:
- the LOC120906757 gene encoding zinc finger protein 219-like yields MGRYDMVAPTRLITLRCFAHRCVLCSFLLSVAGPGGGGGGSRYEHHLSRHASSILPSSLVSSPDGTDLPHHTHYQLHHQMSYHNMFTPSREPGTAWRCRSCGKEVTNRWHHFHSHTPQRSLCPYCPASYSRIDTLRSHLRIKHADRLNAPKFSNPPNCKLPM; encoded by the coding sequence ATGGGACGGTATGATATGGTCGCTCCGACCCGGTTGATCACGTTGCGCTGTTTTGCCCATCGGTGTGTTCTCTGTTCCTTTCTCTTGTCGGTTGCAGGGCCGGGGGGAGGTGGCGGTGGCAGTCGGTACGAGCATCACTTGTCACGGCACGCCAGCAGTATCCTACCATCCAGTCTTGTCTCGTCGCCCGACGGTACCGATCTGCCGCACCACACGCATTATCAGCTGCACCATCAGATGTCCTACCATAACATGTTCACGCCGTCGCGGGAGCCGGGCACGGCCTGGCGCTGCCGCTCGTGCGGCAAGGAGGTCACCAACAGATGGCACCACTTCCATTCGCATACGCCCCAGCGCTCCCTCTGCCCGTACTGTCCGGCGTCCTACAGTCGAATCGATACCCTGCGATCGCACCTCCGGATCAAGCATGCCGATCGGCTCAACGCGCCCAAGTTTAGCAACCCCCCGAACTGCAAGCTGCCGATGTAA
- the LOC120906756 gene encoding uncharacterized PE-PGRS family protein PE_PGRS10-like, with translation MRLTFERLSGGCNLHRCKLCGKVVTHIRNHYHVHFPGRFECPLCRATYTRSDNLRTHCKFKHPMFNPDTRKFENMLSPTMASQAAAAAAAISAAAAAANSSFKPDFSTAAAVANSFKSEQFSSAAAAVANYALGTFKSDFPPIPNSSAAAAAAAVAAAVAASVSPGSGSGGGGGGGVGSVGSGGIGSSSLGGGGGGGGGGGSGRSSSGGGMLGMHSVAAAAAVAAGGGVAGMMSTGAGVNRGGDGGCGSIGGEVGSVGGGGGGGGGGGSSVRDGNNGGELSD, from the coding sequence ATGCGGCTGACCTTTGAACGGCTCTCAGGCGGTTGCAATCTGCATCGGTGCAAGCTTTGCGGCAAAGTGGTCACCCACATACGCAACCATTACCATGTGCACTTTCCGGGCCGCTTCGAATGTCCACTCTGCCGGGCGACCTACACCAGAAGCGATAACCTGCGCACGCATTGCAAATTCAAGCATCCGATGTTCAACCCCGACACCAGAAAGTTCGAAAACATGCTTTCCCCCACGATGGCGTCGCAAGCGGctgcggcggcagcagccaTTTCGGCAGCGGCTGCCGCCGCAAACAGCAGCTTCAAGCCCGATTTTTCTACCGCGGCCGCGGTCGCGAACAGCTTCAAGTCGGAGCAGTTCAGCAGCGCGGCGGCAGCGGTTGCCAATTACGCGCTCGGGACGTTCAAGTCCGACTTCCCTCCCATTCCGAACTCGTccgcggcggcggctgcggcggctgTAGCGGCGGCGGTTGCGGCCTCCGTCTCTccgggcagcggcagcggcggtggtggaggaggtggtgtTGGTAGTGTCGGAAGCGGTGGCATTGGTAGTAGTAGTctgggcggtggcggcggcgggggcggtggtggcggcagcgGAAGGAGTAGTAGTGGCGGTGGCATGCTCGGTATGCATTCAGTAGCCGCCGCAgccgctgttgctgccggTGGAGGTGTCGCAGGCATGATGTCGACCGGTGCGGGAGTCAATCGAGGAGGAGATGGTGGCTGTGGCAGTATCGGGGGAGAGGTTGGCAGTgttggaggtggtggtggtggtggtggtggtggtggaagtaGTGTACGGGATGGTAATAACGGTGGCGAACTATCCGACTGA